In the genome of Ensifer sp. WSM1721, the window TCGCCGACCTCGTTCAGCCGCTCCTCGTTCAAATCGCAGAGGGCTTCGACGCGGAACTTGTCCGGATGCGGCAGATAGCCCTCGACGATGTGCGACCGGCCGATGCCGCAGCCGATGACGGCGACTGTCTTTACACTCATGTCAGATCTTCCCGGTTCTGTTCGGCGAGCGCCTGGGCGGAAAGGGCAAGCTCCATCGCCTTGAAGCAGCGTTCCTGCGGCATGGCCGTTTCGGTCCTGTCGCGGATGTCGGCGAGGAGCTGGCGACCGAAAGGCAGCTCGACGGCGGAGCAGTCGATATGTTGGACGCCGTTTCGGTCGGCGAGGAACAGATGATTGCCGCCCTCGCGCCCCGCGAGATCGACGGTCTTGCGCACCTCGATCGTGCCGGTCGTGCCGACGATGAAGAGCCGACCGTCGCCCCAGGTCGGCATGCCGTCCGGGGTGAGCCAGTTCACGTGGATCATGCCGGTGGCCCGGCCCGTCGACAGATGGATGTTGCCGGTATCCTGCAGCTCCGGCCTGTCGGGCACGCTGAGGTTGTCGACATTTGCCGAAAGAATGGTCGCGTCGCTGGCGCCGGTGAAGAACAGGAACTGCTCGCATTGGTGCGAGGCGATGTCGGTCAAGATGCCGCCATAGTCGGCGCGGCGGAAAAACCAGTCGGGCCGCGTCTCGCGGCGGAGCCGGTGCGGACCGAGGCCGACGAGATGCACGACCTCGCCGATCGCGCCGGCGGCGACGAGCTCGCCGGCCTTGACCGTCGCAGGGCTCTCGAAATGTTCTGAATAGAGGATCGAGAAGATGCGTCCCGTCTCGGCCTGGACGCGGCGCACCTTGGCGAGCTGGTCGAGGCTCGTCATGCCCGGCTTGTCGACGAGCACGTCCTTGCCGTGCTGCATGGCACGGATCGCCAGTTCCGCCCGCTCGGCTGAAACGGCGGCCGAGACGACGAGGCCGATGCTCTTGTCCTCGAGGATTTCCTCGAGTGTCGTAATACGCGGCGCATCCTTGTAGACGCCCGTGAATTCCGCGGCCAGCGCATCGTCCTTCTCGTGGAAGCCTACGAGGCGGGCGCCGGCCCTCAGCAGGCAGTTGACCTGGCCGTAGATGTGGTTGTGGTTGAGCCCGACGGCGGCGAAGCGCAATTCGTCCATGGGTAATCTCAAGCTCCGTGGTCAGCGTTTCATGCCGGTGGTGGCGATGCCTTCGATCAGAAGGCGCTGGAAGAACAGGAAGAAGAAGAACACGGGGACGAGCGACAGCGTCGACATGGCGAAGAGGCCGCCCCAGTCGGAGGTGCTGCTCGAGTCGACGAAGGTCCTGAGGCCAAGCTGGATCGTGTAGGTGTTCATGTCGTTCAGGTAGATGAGCGGCCCGAAGAAATCGTCCCAGGTCCAGATGAAGGAGAAGATCGCCGCCGTCGCCAGAACGGGAAGCGAGAGCGGCAGCATGATCTTCCAATAGATGCGCCACGGACCGCAGCCGTCCATCATCGCCGCCTCGTCGAGCTCGCGCGGAATGCCGCGGAAGAACTGCACCATCAGGAAGATGAAGAAGGCGTCGCTCGCGAGGAACTTCGGCACGACCAGCGGCAGGAAGGTGTTCACCCAGCCGAGATTGAGGAAGAGCACATATTGCGGAATGAGCGTCACGTGATAGGGGATCATCATCGTCCCCAGCATGATCGCGAACCAGAAATTGCGGCCTGCAAAACGCAGGCGAGCGAAGGCGTAGGCCGCAAGCGAGCAGGCGACCACATTGCCTATGACCGTCAGCACGGAGACGACGAGCGAGTTCCAGGTGAAGCGCCCGAAGCTCACGTCGAGCCCGAACCAGCCGCGCACATAAGAGGCGAAATCGACCGACGAAGGCCAGAGCGAGGTCGAGGCGAAGATCTCGTCCTCCGGCCTGACGGAAGCGGAGATCATCCACAAGAGCGGATAGACCATGGCGATCGACGCAGCGATCAGGCCGGCGTGGATGAGGACCGATCCGACGGGGCTACGACGGCCGGGCGGTGCAGATGGTGGGGCGGTTACCGAGCTCATGGTCGCATCAGTCATCGTAGTGCACCCAGTAACGAGAGGTCAGGAACGAAAAGGCCGTGAACAGGCCGATGATCAGCACGAGGATCCAGGCGAGCGCCGAGGCGTAGCCCATGCGGAAGTTCCCGAAAGCCTCCTGATAGAGATAGAGCGTGTAGAACAGCGTCGAATTGATCGGCCCGCCGGTGCCGCCGGAGATGATGAAAGCGGGGGTGAAGGCCTTGAAGGCGTCGATCGTCTGCACCACCGCATTGAAGAAGATGACCGGCGTCAAGAGCGGCAGCGTGATCTTGTAGAACTGCCGGAATTTGGACGCTCCGTCGAGGCTTGCCGCCTCGTACATGTCGGTCGGGATTTGCCTGAGGCCGGCGAGGAAGATGATCATCGGCGAGCCGAATTGCCAGACGCTTAGGACCACCAGCGTCCAGATCGAATAGTTCGGATGCGAGATCCAGCTCGGGCCTTCGATGCCGAACTGGGCGAGCAGGCTGTTGATCAGGCCGTCGCCGGCAAAGAGCTGCCGCCAGAGCACGGCGATCGCGACGCTGCCGCCGAGCAGCGACGGCAGGTAGAAGAGCGCGCGGTAGAAGGTGAGACCTTTCACGCCGCGGTCGAGAAGAAGGGCGACGAGCAGCGCGAAGGTGAGCTTGAACGGCACCGACAGCACGACATAGAGAAAAGTCACCTGCATCGCGGCGGCGAATTTCGGGTCGGCCGTCGCGATGCGGACGTAGTTGGCGGTTCCGACCCATTCCGGCGTGCGGATCAGGTCGAAGCTCGTGAAAGAGAGATAGAGAGAGGCGATGGCAGGCCCGAGCGTCAGGCCGAAGAAGCCGATGAGCCACGGCAACAGGAACATGTAGCCGGCGCCGTGCTTCGTCCAGAGGCTGGCCCAGCGGCCCTGTGCGGCGGGGCGCGCCTGGGCGCCCCCACCGATCGCGACAGC includes:
- a CDS encoding Gfo/Idh/MocA family protein, whose protein sequence is MDELRFAAVGLNHNHIYGQVNCLLRAGARLVGFHEKDDALAAEFTGVYKDAPRITTLEEILEDKSIGLVVSAAVSAERAELAIRAMQHGKDVLVDKPGMTSLDQLAKVRRVQAETGRIFSILYSEHFESPATVKAGELVAAGAIGEVVHLVGLGPHRLRRETRPDWFFRRADYGGILTDIASHQCEQFLFFTGASDATILSANVDNLSVPDRPELQDTGNIHLSTGRATGMIHVNWLTPDGMPTWGDGRLFIVGTTGTIEVRKTVDLAGREGGNHLFLADRNGVQHIDCSAVELPFGRQLLADIRDRTETAMPQERCFKAMELALSAQALAEQNREDLT
- a CDS encoding carbohydrate ABC transporter permease; the protein is MTDATMSSVTAPPSAPPGRRSPVGSVLIHAGLIAASIAMVYPLLWMISASVRPEDEIFASTSLWPSSVDFASYVRGWFGLDVSFGRFTWNSLVVSVLTVIGNVVACSLAAYAFARLRFAGRNFWFAIMLGTMMIPYHVTLIPQYVLFLNLGWVNTFLPLVVPKFLASDAFFIFLMVQFFRGIPRELDEAAMMDGCGPWRIYWKIMLPLSLPVLATAAIFSFIWTWDDFFGPLIYLNDMNTYTIQLGLRTFVDSSSTSDWGGLFAMSTLSLVPVFFFFLFFQRLLIEGIATTGMKR
- a CDS encoding carbohydrate ABC transporter permease, with protein sequence MAAVQDSAVAIGGGAQARPAAQGRWASLWTKHGAGYMFLLPWLIGFFGLTLGPAIASLYLSFTSFDLIRTPEWVGTANYVRIATADPKFAAAMQVTFLYVVLSVPFKLTFALLVALLLDRGVKGLTFYRALFYLPSLLGGSVAIAVLWRQLFAGDGLINSLLAQFGIEGPSWISHPNYSIWTLVVLSVWQFGSPMIIFLAGLRQIPTDMYEAASLDGASKFRQFYKITLPLLTPVIFFNAVVQTIDAFKAFTPAFIISGGTGGPINSTLFYTLYLYQEAFGNFRMGYASALAWILVLIIGLFTAFSFLTSRYWVHYDD